Proteins from a single region of Flavobacterium sp. YJ01:
- the map gene encoding type I methionyl aminopeptidase has translation MIIQKTREEIELMRESALIVSKTLGMIASEIKEGVTTLYLDKLAEEFIRDHGAVPSFLGLYDFPNSLCMSPNAQVVHGIPNNVPLKSGDVISVDCGAFKNGFHGDHAYSFEIGEVAPEVKKLLRVTKESLYVGIREFKAGNRVEDVGNAIQKYTEAHGYGVVRELVGHGVGQKMHEEPEMPNYGKRGRGKMFVEGMVVAIEPMINMGTRNIKQLKDGWTILTADGKPSAHFEHDVALVDGKPELLSTFQYIYKALGIESNEEDEFRQIPLIL, from the coding sequence ATGATTATCCAAAAAACTAGAGAGGAAATCGAATTAATGCGCGAAAGTGCTTTAATCGTATCAAAAACATTAGGAATGATTGCTTCTGAAATTAAAGAAGGAGTTACAACATTATATCTTGACAAATTAGCGGAAGAATTTATTCGTGATCACGGTGCTGTCCCAAGTTTTCTTGGATTGTACGATTTTCCGAATTCGCTTTGCATGAGTCCAAACGCTCAGGTTGTTCACGGTATTCCTAATAATGTTCCTCTTAAAAGTGGCGATGTTATTTCGGTTGACTGTGGTGCTTTTAAAAATGGTTTCCACGGAGATCACGCATACAGTTTCGAAATTGGAGAAGTTGCACCAGAAGTTAAAAAACTTTTGCGTGTTACTAAAGAATCTCTCTACGTTGGAATTAGAGAATTTAAAGCTGGAAATCGCGTGGAAGATGTTGGAAATGCGATTCAGAAATATACCGAAGCTCACGGTTACGGAGTTGTTCGTGAATTGGTTGGACATGGTGTTGGGCAAAAAATGCATGAAGAACCAGAAATGCCAAACTACGGAAAACGCGGACGAGGAAAAATGTTTGTTGAAGGAATGGTGGTTGCCATCGAACCTATGATTAACATGGGAACAAGAAACATCAAACAACTTAAAGACGGCTGGACAATTCTGACCGCTGATGGAAAACCAAGCGCGCATTTTGAGCACGATGTAGCTTTAGTTGATGGAAAACCAGAATTATTATCGACTTTCCAATACATCTACAAAGCGTTAGGAATCGAAAGCAACGAAGAAGACGAATTCAGACAAATACCACTTATTCTATAA
- a CDS encoding L,D-transpeptidase family protein: MKKLYFLLVICIVMGCKKDTPKPVPAAPKKAPAIILTDERKVDIDTAIIGAYKSETLKQFYIASENQTVWGNLQKRKYVLAQLEKSEELGLNPEDYKASQLKKFETRISSLSDKDLATYDILLTYNFEKYLNDLYRGKLDPKKLYGNWDLDEKAFDVNNVLIKAFNKNKLDSIVDNIQPKTQTYKQLLKALEIINAFPDDEIKTIESVEKIVLNDTNSALINIKKRLRYWNDLTGRDSLTKIYDSKTFEAVKKFQERHGLAADGVIGVGTIKALNYSKEQRKEQIIANLERWRWYPNEFAENYFIINIPDYSLNVVENQDTTLVRNVVVGTSKRRTPIITSVLKTVVFNPTWTVPPTILKEDVVPAMKRNRNYLSKKNITIYDSSGNVVDPVNWNENKPNNYRYVQSPGYSNSLGLMKILFPNHHSVYLHDTNHRNIFGRNNRSMSSGCVRVENPLELAQHILDVDGNWPQDRIDTIIATKKTMSFKITKKYALYQWYWTAWSKKNQLLFRADIYNLDSDLYAKLRN, encoded by the coding sequence ATGAAAAAACTTTACTTTTTATTGGTAATATGTATTGTTATGGGTTGTAAAAAAGACACGCCCAAACCAGTTCCTGCTGCCCCTAAAAAAGCACCAGCAATTATACTTACTGATGAAAGAAAAGTAGATATTGATACCGCTATAATTGGCGCTTATAAAAGCGAAACTCTGAAACAATTTTATATCGCTTCTGAAAACCAAACCGTTTGGGGCAATCTTCAGAAGAGAAAATACGTTTTAGCTCAATTAGAAAAATCAGAAGAATTAGGTTTAAATCCTGAAGATTATAAGGCATCTCAACTGAAAAAATTTGAAACTAGAATAAGTTCTCTAAGCGATAAAGATTTAGCAACTTATGATATTTTGCTGACTTATAATTTTGAAAAATACCTAAATGATTTATACAGAGGAAAACTAGATCCTAAGAAACTTTATGGTAATTGGGATCTCGATGAAAAGGCATTTGATGTAAATAATGTTTTAATTAAAGCTTTTAATAAAAACAAATTAGACAGCATTGTTGACAATATTCAGCCAAAAACCCAAACTTACAAACAGCTTTTAAAAGCACTTGAAATCATCAATGCTTTTCCTGACGATGAGATCAAAACAATCGAATCGGTAGAAAAAATTGTTTTAAACGATACCAATTCCGCTTTAATAAATATTAAAAAAAGATTACGCTATTGGAACGATCTTACCGGAAGAGATAGCCTTACAAAGATATATGACAGCAAAACTTTTGAAGCTGTTAAAAAATTTCAGGAAAGACACGGTTTGGCCGCAGACGGAGTTATTGGAGTTGGAACAATTAAAGCATTGAATTATTCGAAAGAACAAAGAAAAGAACAGATTATTGCCAATTTAGAGCGTTGGAGATGGTACCCAAATGAATTTGCAGAGAATTATTTCATTATAAATATTCCCGATTACAGCCTTAATGTTGTAGAAAATCAAGACACTACTTTAGTTCGAAATGTTGTGGTTGGAACAAGCAAAAGAAGAACACCTATTATTACTTCGGTTTTAAAAACAGTGGTTTTTAATCCGACTTGGACAGTTCCTCCAACAATTTTGAAAGAAGATGTTGTTCCTGCAATGAAACGAAATCGAAATTATTTATCTAAAAAGAATATCACTATTTATGATTCTTCTGGAAATGTTGTCGATCCTGTTAATTGGAACGAAAACAAACCAAACAATTATCGCTACGTCCAAAGTCCTGGGTATTCTAATTCGTTAGGTTTAATGAAAATTTTATTTCCAAATCATCATAGCGTTTATCTTCACGACACCAATCATCGTAACATTTTTGGACGAAATAATCGTTCTATGAGTTCTGGATGTGTACGTGTTGAAAATCCGCTAGAATTGGCGCAACACATTTTGGATGTAGATGGTAACTGGCCACAAGATAGAATTGACACCATCATAGCGACTAAAAAAACAATGAGCTTTAAAATCACTAAAAAATATGCATTATATCAGTGGTATTGGACAGCTTGGAGCAAAAAAAATCAGCTCCTTTTTAGAGCTGATATTTATAATCTAGATTCGGATTTATATGCTAAATTAAGAAATTAG
- a CDS encoding DUF445 domain-containing protein, which yields METIIDHDISKVKALKKMKRNALALLGFAVLLFIIAIYFKISILQAFSEAAMVGGIADWFAVVALFRHPMGIPIWHTAIIPTKKNEIGENLGNFVSEEFLNREKLEIKLDEFNFATKASDWLSQKENADKIANAVAVNIIPGILRTIKDEDVKRFIQVQFKEKMEGINFGNWVAVALEPLQKGDLKNQMLTNLLEVMSAELTNNKDLIRQKVKASTPLLSFGLADKSITEGVFNGLQDFLNEAKKPESAVRLKIDEYIFNFLEKVKNSEEMRVKINDMILGFVGKKEVQDYINGIWDEIKLSISNDLDKGEESSIKNSISNLIQTFGNGIKEDSVMIDKINNFIKIDLLSVLLNNKKVIGDLISSTVKSWDGKEVSEKLELEIGKDLQYIRINGTLVGGFIGLVIYGVEQLYHYVF from the coding sequence ATGGAAACTATTATAGATCACGATATATCTAAAGTTAAAGCTCTGAAGAAAATGAAGAGAAATGCTTTGGCTCTTTTAGGTTTTGCGGTACTGTTGTTTATCATCGCAATTTATTTTAAAATCTCAATACTTCAGGCTTTTAGCGAAGCAGCGATGGTAGGCGGAATTGCCGATTGGTTTGCTGTTGTGGCTTTGTTCCGCCATCCGATGGGAATTCCGATTTGGCACACCGCAATTATTCCAACCAAAAAAAATGAAATAGGAGAGAATCTAGGAAATTTTGTTTCTGAGGAATTCCTGAATCGAGAGAAATTAGAAATTAAATTGGACGAATTCAATTTTGCAACTAAAGCTTCAGATTGGCTTTCGCAAAAAGAAAATGCCGATAAAATTGCGAATGCTGTCGCTGTAAATATTATTCCAGGAATTTTAAGAACGATAAAAGATGAAGATGTTAAGAGGTTTATTCAAGTTCAATTCAAAGAAAAAATGGAAGGAATAAACTTTGGAAATTGGGTTGCAGTTGCGTTAGAACCTTTGCAGAAAGGCGATTTGAAAAATCAAATGCTGACCAACCTTCTTGAAGTAATGAGTGCAGAATTGACCAATAATAAAGATTTAATCAGACAGAAAGTGAAAGCTTCAACTCCACTTTTAAGCTTTGGATTGGCTGATAAAAGCATTACAGAAGGCGTATTTAATGGTTTACAGGATTTCTTAAACGAAGCTAAAAAGCCAGAAAGTGCTGTAAGGCTGAAAATTGATGAGTATATTTTTAATTTCTTAGAAAAAGTAAAAAACTCCGAAGAAATGAGAGTTAAAATCAACGATATGATTTTAGGTTTTGTCGGAAAAAAAGAAGTTCAGGATTACATTAACGGAATTTGGGACGAAATAAAACTTTCAATCTCAAATGATTTGGATAAAGGAGAAGAATCTTCAATAAAAAATAGTATTTCAAATTTAATTCAAACTTTTGGAAACGGAATTAAAGAAGATTCTGTTATGATTGACAAAATCAACAATTTTATTAAAATTGATTTGTTGTCAGTTCTTCTAAATAATAAAAAAGTAATTGGAGATTTAATTTCGTCAACTGTAAAATCTTGGGATGGAAAAGAAGTTTCAGAAAAATTAGAATTAGAAATCGGAAAAGATCTTCAATATATTAGAATCAACGGAACTTTGGTTGGAGGTTTTATTGGACTTGTGATTTATGGAGTTGAACAGCTTTATCATTATGTTTTTTAA
- a CDS encoding DUF5916 domain-containing protein, which translates to MKKVIVFYFILFSIWNYGQKKTIQATLTPQSISIDGKLDEIAWQNAPIATDFVMLDPDNGKAIPQEKRTEVKVIYDNDAVYIGAMMYDNEPSKILKEISQRDNFGTADLFGVFINGFNDGQQDFMFYVSAADVQGDCIMTDANGEDYSWDAVWISKASLTENGWIVEIKIPYSALRFSPENKQTWGINFFREIKRERYKYTWNFVDGKIGSFTQQAGILQGIENIKPPTRLFLMPYASYYLNAADGQKTYGTIKGGIDIKYGINDAFTVDAILIPDFGQTKYDDQILNLGPFEQQFNENRAFFTEGTDLFSKGKMFYSRRIGGVPSVDPELNENEEISEMPQAVNLLNALKLSGRTKGGLGIGILNAVTEKTFAVIKDTISGETRREVVEPLTNYNVLVLDQRFRKNSSVTLINTNVSRNGHFRDANVTGLAWDLNTKANTYSLFGNVKYSFINDVQDKTGLYSTVTFAETSGNYRYSFGTDFVTKDFDPNDLGINFYTNYYNFYGNANYRILNPTKRFNTFRVNYNMYTEFNKESGKLQDNSINANLNLTTIKNNYYGTGITFYPFETYDYYEPRTDNRYVAIPRRIETWGSISTNYNHAFAIDLNGTFNVFDESERISYGFDIGPRYRFSDKLLLTYFFSFFRKNNNKGYIDQIDDDNNSNTPNDIIFANRNVITYSNTLGGKYAVNSTMTINLAIRQYWSYADNKDILMLEPNGDLSSYPQYTNNKNSSFYSWNADLSYSWWFAPGSQLSALYRNNAANFERIIDKDFKHNVSGLLNNDALKHIFSISVKYFIDYNAVKNKVRKRV; encoded by the coding sequence ATGAAAAAAGTAATTGTCTTTTATTTTATTTTATTCTCAATTTGGAATTACGGCCAGAAAAAAACAATTCAGGCCACACTAACTCCACAAAGCATTTCTATTGACGGAAAACTAGACGAAATTGCTTGGCAAAATGCGCCAATTGCTACAGATTTTGTGATGTTGGATCCAGACAATGGAAAAGCAATTCCGCAAGAAAAAAGAACAGAAGTTAAAGTGATATATGATAATGATGCGGTCTATATCGGTGCGATGATGTATGATAACGAGCCTTCTAAAATATTAAAAGAAATTTCGCAACGGGACAATTTTGGTACGGCAGATTTATTTGGCGTTTTCATAAACGGATTTAACGACGGACAGCAGGATTTTATGTTTTATGTTTCTGCCGCCGATGTTCAAGGAGATTGCATTATGACAGACGCAAATGGCGAAGATTATTCGTGGGACGCCGTTTGGATTAGCAAAGCTTCATTAACTGAAAACGGATGGATTGTTGAAATTAAAATTCCGTATTCTGCCTTACGTTTTTCGCCAGAAAACAAACAAACTTGGGGGATTAATTTTTTTAGAGAAATAAAACGCGAACGTTACAAATACACTTGGAATTTTGTAGACGGAAAAATAGGCAGTTTTACACAACAAGCAGGAATTTTACAAGGAATTGAAAACATCAAACCTCCTACTCGATTGTTTTTAATGCCTTATGCATCGTATTATTTGAACGCAGCTGACGGCCAAAAAACATACGGAACTATTAAGGGAGGAATTGATATTAAATACGGAATTAATGATGCTTTTACCGTAGATGCGATTTTAATTCCAGATTTTGGACAAACAAAATATGACGATCAAATATTAAATCTTGGACCTTTTGAACAGCAGTTTAATGAAAACAGAGCCTTTTTTACAGAAGGAACCGATTTATTCAGCAAAGGAAAAATGTTCTATTCTAGAAGAATTGGCGGAGTGCCTTCGGTAGATCCGGAATTAAACGAAAACGAAGAAATCAGCGAAATGCCACAAGCTGTTAATCTTTTAAACGCTTTAAAATTATCAGGCAGAACCAAAGGCGGATTAGGAATTGGGATTTTAAATGCTGTAACCGAAAAAACTTTTGCCGTTATAAAAGACACTATTTCCGGAGAAACCAGAAGAGAAGTTGTAGAACCACTTACCAATTATAATGTTTTGGTTTTGGATCAGCGTTTTCGAAAAAATTCTTCGGTTACTTTAATTAATACAAATGTTAGCCGAAACGGTCATTTTAGAGATGCAAATGTGACTGGTTTGGCTTGGGATTTAAACACAAAAGCCAATACTTATAGTTTGTTTGGAAACGTAAAATACAGTTTCATAAATGATGTTCAAGACAAAACCGGTTTATATTCTACGGTAACTTTTGCAGAAACTAGCGGAAATTACCGATATAGTTTTGGAACTGATTTTGTAACTAAAGATTTCGATCCCAATGATTTGGGAATTAATTTCTACACTAATTATTACAACTTTTACGGAAATGCCAACTATAGAATTCTTAATCCAACTAAGCGTTTCAATACTTTTCGGGTAAACTATAATATGTATACGGAATTCAATAAAGAATCTGGAAAATTACAAGACAATAGTATTAATGCAAATTTGAATTTAACAACCATAAAAAACAATTATTACGGAACTGGAATCACTTTTTACCCTTTTGAGACCTATGATTATTATGAGCCTCGTACCGACAACAGATATGTTGCGATTCCGAGAAGAATAGAAACTTGGGGAAGTATTTCAACCAACTATAATCACGCATTTGCAATAGACTTAAACGGAACTTTTAATGTTTTTGATGAATCTGAAAGAATTTCATACGGTTTTGATATTGGGCCGAGATACCGTTTTAGCGACAAATTATTGCTAACCTATTTCTTTAGCTTTTTTAGAAAAAACAATAACAAGGGTTATATCGATCAAATAGACGATGACAATAATTCAAACACACCAAATGATATAATTTTTGCCAACCGAAATGTAATTACCTATTCTAACACTTTAGGCGGAAAATATGCTGTAAATAGTACTATGACAATTAATCTTGCTATTCGCCAATATTGGTCGTATGCAGATAATAAAGATATTTTAATGTTAGAGCCAAATGGCGATTTAAGTTCTTATCCGCAATATACAAACAATAAAAACTCAAGCTTTTATTCCTGGAATGCAGATTTATCTTATTCTTGGTGGTTTGCACCTGGAAGTCAGCTTTCTGCTTTGTACAGAAATAATGCTGCTAATTTTGAACGAATTATAGATAAAGATTTTAAACACAATGTTTCTGGGCTTTTAAATAATGACGCTCTAAAACACATTTTTTCTATCAGCGTAAAATATTTTATTGACTATAACGCCGTCAAAAATAAAGTCAGAAAAAGAGTTTAG
- the gpmI gene encoding 2,3-bisphosphoglycerate-independent phosphoglycerate mutase has product MNKKVILMILDGWGKSPDPKVSAIDNANVPFINSLYKNYPSAQLRTDGLNVGLPEGQMGNSEVGHMNLGAGRIVYQDLAKINLAVEHKTLAKEQVLIDAFTYAKDNNKKVHFLGLVSDGGVHSHTSHLRGLIDASQEYGLDQVYVHAFTDGRDVDPKSGGKYIHDLEDYIKDTPVKIASIVGRYYAMDRDKRWERVKLAYDLVVNGVGTPSRNAVASVLDSYAKDVTDEFIEPVVIVDENAKPLATIVEGDVVIFFNFRTDRGRELTEALSQHDFHEQNMHKLNLYYVTLTNYDETYQNVKVVYNKDNITETLGEVLEKAGKKQIRIAETEKYPHVTFFFSGGREVPFVGEERILRNSPKVATYDLKPEMSAYELTDALVPELNKGEVDFVCLNFANGDMVGHTGIMEAAIKACEAVDACAKRVIEAALANDYTTIVIADHGNCETMINPDGSPNTAHTTNPVPIILVDKQLKNIQDGVLGDIAPTILELMGVQQPNAMTCHSLL; this is encoded by the coding sequence ATGAACAAAAAAGTTATCCTTATGATTTTAGACGGTTGGGGAAAATCTCCCGACCCTAAAGTATCTGCAATAGACAATGCAAATGTTCCTTTTATAAACAGTCTATACAAAAATTACCCAAGTGCACAACTTAGAACCGACGGATTAAATGTTGGTTTGCCTGAAGGTCAAATGGGAAACAGCGAGGTTGGACACATGAACCTTGGTGCCGGAAGAATTGTATATCAGGATTTAGCCAAAATAAATTTAGCAGTAGAACATAAAACACTTGCAAAGGAACAAGTGCTAATTGATGCTTTTACTTACGCTAAAGACAATAATAAAAAAGTACACTTTTTAGGATTAGTTTCAGACGGTGGTGTTCACTCACATACTTCACACCTTCGCGGATTAATTGATGCGTCTCAAGAATATGGTTTAGATCAGGTGTATGTTCACGCTTTTACAGACGGACGTGACGTTGACCCTAAATCTGGCGGAAAATACATTCACGATTTAGAAGACTATATTAAAGATACTCCAGTAAAAATTGCTTCTATCGTTGGACGTTACTATGCAATGGATCGTGACAAACGTTGGGAGCGTGTAAAATTAGCTTACGACCTTGTTGTTAACGGTGTTGGAACTCCATCAAGAAATGCTGTTGCAAGTGTACTTGACAGCTATGCAAAAGATGTAACCGACGAATTTATCGAACCCGTTGTTATTGTTGATGAAAATGCAAAACCGCTTGCTACAATTGTTGAAGGCGATGTTGTTATCTTTTTTAATTTTAGAACAGATAGAGGTCGTGAACTTACAGAAGCACTTTCTCAGCATGATTTCCACGAGCAAAACATGCACAAATTAAACTTGTATTATGTAACATTGACGAACTACGACGAAACGTACCAAAACGTAAAAGTAGTTTACAACAAAGATAATATTACAGAAACGCTTGGTGAAGTTTTAGAAAAAGCAGGCAAAAAACAAATCAGAATTGCTGAAACGGAGAAATATCCTCACGTAACTTTCTTCTTCTCTGGCGGAAGAGAAGTTCCTTTTGTTGGTGAAGAAAGAATTTTGAGAAACTCTCCAAAAGTTGCAACTTACGATTTAAAACCAGAAATGAGCGCTTACGAACTTACAGACGCTCTTGTTCCTGAATTAAACAAAGGCGAAGTTGATTTTGTTTGTTTGAATTTTGCCAACGGAGATATGGTTGGTCACACCGGAATTATGGAAGCTGCCATTAAAGCTTGTGAAGCTGTTGATGCTTGCGCAAAACGAGTTATCGAAGCCGCTCTTGCAAACGATTATACAACAATTGTAATTGCCGATCACGGAAACTGTGAAACGATGATCAACCCTGACGGTTCTCCAAATACAGCGCACACCACAAACCCAGTGCCGATTATTTTAGTTGACAAACAATTGAAAAACATTCAAGATGGTGTTTTAGGTGATATTGCTCCAACAATTTTAGAATTGATGGGCGTTCAGCAGCCAAATGCAATGACTTGTCATTCTTTATTATAA
- a CDS encoding GxxExxY protein, with protein MSELYLREESYKIIGICMEVHKILGKGHSEKVYGDALEYEFQRNHIPYNRELRYNIAYKDIILPSYYFADFVIFGEIILELKAIATLTTGEIKQTLNYLAASKNKLGLLVNFGEDSLKYKRIIL; from the coding sequence ATGAGTGAATTGTATTTAAGAGAAGAGTCCTATAAAATTATTGGGATTTGTATGGAAGTCCATAAAATATTAGGAAAAGGACATAGTGAAAAAGTTTATGGCGACGCTTTAGAATATGAATTTCAACGAAATCATATTCCTTATAATAGAGAATTAAGATATAATATTGCCTACAAAGACATCATATTACCAAGTTATTATTTTGCAGACTTTGTTATTTTTGGTGAAATTATATTAGAACTAAAAGCAATTGCAACATTAACAACAGGAGAAATCAAGCAAACATTAAATTATTTAGCGGCATCAAAAAATAAATTAGGCTTATTAGTCAATTTTGGAGAAGACAGCCTTAAATACAAAAGAATAATACTTTAA
- a CDS encoding murein L,D-transpeptidase catalytic domain family protein, translating to MIYKIYPLFVFLLLSFAKDSKNTADLKKNATEKTIAKVEKVTVDSKIESVYSALNSNNFKMPELKTFSEALKGFYLLKERGVIKKNILTLIDFSLSSNTKRLWVIDLTTNTILYNSLVAHGRNTGEEFASAFSNLNSSFKSSLGFYATGEIYQGKHGASLRLDGLENGVNDNARERGVVMHGADYVSESFIRDHKRLGRSQGCPALPVELTNEIIQLIKDKSCLYIYHPSRSFAMEERLIS from the coding sequence ATGATTTACAAGATTTATCCGTTATTTGTGTTTTTGCTGTTATCTTTTGCAAAAGATTCTAAAAACACTGCCGATCTAAAAAAGAACGCGACTGAAAAAACGATTGCTAAAGTTGAAAAAGTAACTGTTGATTCAAAAATCGAAAGCGTTTACAGTGCCCTAAATTCAAACAATTTTAAAATGCCAGAACTTAAAACTTTTTCGGAAGCTTTAAAGGGATTTTATTTGTTGAAAGAGAGAGGAGTTATCAAGAAAAATATCTTGACTCTTATTGATTTTAGTTTGTCATCAAATACAAAACGTCTGTGGGTTATTGATTTGACAACAAATACCATTTTATACAATTCGCTTGTTGCACACGGTAGAAATACTGGAGAAGAATTTGCTTCAGCATTTTCAAATCTTAATTCTTCTTTCAAAAGCAGTTTAGGATTTTATGCAACGGGAGAAATCTACCAAGGAAAACATGGTGCATCTCTTCGTTTAGATGGTTTAGAAAATGGTGTAAATGATAATGCTCGCGAAAGAGGTGTTGTAATGCACGGTGCAGATTATGTATCTGAGTCATTTATTAGAGATCATAAAAGATTAGGAAGAAGTCAAGGTTGTCCTGCGCTTCCGGTTGAGTTGACAAATGAAATCATTCAATTAATAAAAGATAAATCGTGTTTATATATTTATCATCCATCAAGAAGTTTCGCGATGGAAGAGAGGCTAATTTCTTAA
- a CDS encoding class I SAM-dependent methyltransferase, which yields MKKLFKLVLNTIPRPLLIRLSYVARPILALSLKGSKYTDPIDGRSFRSFLPYGYGKQRNNVLSPSTLSLERHRLLWLYLKDQTDFFTAPKKILHFAPEQAFYKRFRKQKNLDYTTTDLLSPLADVKADICNLPFKDNEYDVILCNHVLEHIPDDTKAMQELYRVLKPGGMAILQIPQDLSREVTFADDSITDQKERAKIFGQYDHVRVYGRDYFDKLRSIGFIVIEEDYTNKITPELVEKYCLAKGEIIPLCFKQEN from the coding sequence GTGAAGAAACTATTTAAATTAGTCCTTAATACAATACCACGTCCATTATTAATTCGTTTGAGTTATGTGGCGCGTCCGATTTTAGCATTATCTCTAAAAGGAAGCAAATATACTGATCCTATTGACGGGAGAAGTTTTAGATCTTTTTTACCTTACGGATACGGAAAACAACGCAATAATGTACTTTCACCAAGTACACTTTCTTTAGAAAGACACCGTTTACTTTGGTTATATTTAAAAGATCAGACAGATTTTTTTACTGCACCAAAAAAGATATTGCATTTTGCTCCAGAACAAGCTTTTTACAAAAGATTTCGCAAACAGAAAAATCTTGATTACACCACGACCGATTTACTTTCGCCTTTGGCCGATGTAAAAGCAGACATCTGTAATTTACCTTTCAAAGACAATGAATATGACGTTATTTTATGTAATCACGTTTTAGAACATATTCCAGACGATACAAAAGCGATGCAGGAATTATATCGTGTTTTAAAACCTGGCGGAATGGCAATTCTTCAAATTCCACAAGATTTATCTCGCGAAGTTACTTTTGCAGATGACTCGATTACAGATCAGAAAGAACGCGCAAAAATCTTCGGACAATACGATCACGTTCGTGTTTACGGCCGTGATTATTTTGATAAATTAAGAAGCATAGGTTTTATTGTTATTGAAGAAGATTACACTAACAAAATTACACCAGAATTGGTAGAAAAATACTGTTTGGCAAAAGGCGAAATTATTCCGCTTTGCTTTAAACAGGAAAACTAA